The DNA window TACTCATGCCTTCTTTTTAGCTGATTCTTGGTTAAATTAACgtcttttcttctatttagctGCCTTGCATGGCCAATATATATGTGCGCATGCGCTAGTATGGAAACTTCTGGCTCTTCACCCTTGAGAAGTTGGCTGAATATTTTGATGTCTTGTATGAAGTTGCATTTAATGGCATATCTCAGCACCATTTCATTGCCTCTATATTAACTAAGGGTTGCCAACTTCCATAAGGGCTGGTCTGTCCTTAATTATGCTTATCAGTGTTTTAGGTATGAATTTGGCTGATTACAAGTATCCTTgtatgttttttcttttctaaatttcaGATTTTGACATGTATGATGCACAACAAGAACATGCCTTAGCCATTGAGCGTCTTGCACCAAGATTGGCGGCACTTAGGATTGAAATTTGCCCAGGATATATGAGTGAGGGTTGCTTTTGGAAGATCTATTTTATACTTCTACATCCCCAACTCAATGAACATGATGCAGAACTTTTGTCTACTCCCCAAGTAAGTTCGCCAGTTTTCTTGTTTTCATTGGTTGACCGccaatttttgtttttccaaTTTATTGTAGGGTATGTTGTCAAGGTGTCTCTTTAAGAATTCATTTACCAAATTCTGGGAATGAGAAAAAAACATATAGTTACAGTTAAAAGATGCAAAAGAAATTCTTAGTGAGATAGGAAATTAGAAACTCATCTAGTTTTCAGCAATGTCTTTTCTAGACTTGAACATCATTTTCACTCATTCTCTCTCATGAGAAAGAAGTGCTAGTATATCAAATATTCTGCTTTGCCAATCTGTTCTGCTAGCAGCCCTGACATTTCCTTGCAGTGACCATCTTTGTGTAAACACATTTTTTTACTCTTATGCTCATCATTTCCTTCATTATTCTTTTGTGATTCAGCTTCCTTAACTCTGTTCCTCATTCCCTTTCTACAATTTTAACTGTTTAATGGTTTACAAGCAGGTAGTTGCAGCTAGAGAGATGTTAATGCCAGGGTTACAGTATCGAGCGAAGGTGAAGGTGGTAGAAGATCATTCTGAAAGAGACACTTCAAAAATAACAGCTGATTTACCACATGAAGAGTCTCTTTCATTGCCTTGTTCAAGTCAATCAAAGGCAGTGCTACTCAAGGCAACTGGAAGTGAAGAAGGCGATACTGCTATAGTTGTTGAAATTGAAACAGAGCAGCATCCAGTTCAGAGTGGTGAGATGCAGGTTGTTGACAAGTCTGTCATTGAGGAAGAGCCGATGAAAGTGATTAAACATCAACATTCAACATCTGGTTCATCTGGAGTTTCTattgagaaatttgaagatgatgCTGATGACTGGTTAGAGGAGGAAACTTCAGAGGCATTTGGCAGAAGTGCTACCACAATCCCACTTGGAAATGATGAGGATGTTTCATTCAGTGACCTTGAGAATGATGATGACGATAGTGTGCCAATAAGTTATAAGCAAGTGACATCTGGTTCTGATTCTTCAACAAAAGACTCAAGAGATTGGGTTCAACTTGGCAGGAGCTCTACAGACTCGGTTAAAGATGTTAGCTGTGTTGGTGATAAACATCTTGGGTCTGAGGAGGTAAGTGCTCGTAACCCTGAAACCAAGGAATCAAATGACTGGCTTGATATTGAAGAGATCATGTGAACTCTAAACCTTTGGGGTATTTGAAATTTAGATTCTTCATGGTTATATGTGTATGGTTCCATCAGTCCAAGCTAAGGCTCTAGAAACTGTGTTTTGTACATAAAACCCAGTTAAAATTGGATAATTTTATGCTTATGTGATTTCCACGTGGATTTGTGTCTAATGAATTATGTAATTGCTGTTTGATCAGAGAAAAATTTGGAGCTGTAGTGATTGAAGTTGTTATGTATCTTTGTGGAGCGATGCATAATGGCTTAGCTAGAAACTACAATATGCTTATCAGGAAGTTGTTTGATGCAGGCTTGGGACAGGTTTGTATTGTAGGAAAAACTAACGCCCTGCTCTACTTTGAATTTTCATAGAAGAATTGCTTTGGGGAAAGAATCAATGTAAGCAATTGCTGATTTATTCCAAGAGATGAAGAAATTTATGTACAGACAATGACATAGTTACAGCATGAAAGGGTAGTTTAGTTACAGCATGAAAGGGTAGTTTGGTTCCTTAATGACCGAAACTGGATGTAAGTCGCTCAAGCTGAGACCACAAGAGATTTCCTAATGAAAATCTGGGTCTTTCTTCCATTTCACCGCTGCTTCTGCTGACACTTAATGAAGAATTGGGGCACTTGTTTACAACCAAAACAGATCCCCCAATCTGTTGTCTCACCAATTCCACCGTTCTTGGATTTGCATCATTCCCTGAAGCATCTGTAACATAAAAACATCCGCTTGCTCTTTCCCCATGTGTTCCTATCTCCGTTCGTGTTATTGATAGCCCATTTTCTCGGAACACCCTCGTTAAATACCACAGCAACCCCATCTTGTTTTCAGTACATATATCCAGCCTTACCCCCTGCGTCAATGCCATCACATAAAAGGATTATATTACTTTTGTACCACTTCATCTGTCCGTATCTAACACATTTCAAAACATGGGAAACTGAACCAAAaacttaaatgtttttatgtaaCTAACATGGGAAACTCTTCGTTCGATTGCCGCAACCAAACATTGGGCAAGTTTACGACTTTCAGTTTCCGACACCAAACTGCAGCCGTCCTGCCTCCTTATAAAATATTCCTGGAAGttgaaaaaataaacaattttaaaacCATATTAACAAGGATAACATTGCGAGACATTTGCAAGAATTTCCAAGTTGACTTACCTGATTAGCCATGGAGCCTTTTAAGCTGACGGCTGCATGGAATACAACATATTGCATGTCGGTTAAGGCACAAACCGTATCAAACAATAGCTTGTTTCTGTCCCTACTCCTCAGGTTCACCAGCGAGTACCCTTTTTCCTTGCAAGTCTCAACCGTCACATGAGTCTTCTTACACCCATTCCAGTGCCTGCAGCTGCCATCACATCCCTGACATGGTTCGTAGTCTTTGTCGGCGTACATCATTTGGTGGAGCCGCCGTTCCGTATGTGTCCTATCAGCTGCCGGAGCGGTTAACAGTACACTCCTCTTATCTCCATTCTCATGATGGCCCTCAACTACAATCTCTAGCTTCTCCTGTACTAGAGCCAGCCGTTTTTGAACCATGATAGGCCCTCCTTTGAGTCCATCTTCCACTTGAATTATGCAGGCCATGCGGCCGTTATGAGTCCACGCGACGGCTGCCGTAATATGGCATCCCAATTCGTATAGGGCTGCAGATATATCAGACATGAGGCCAGGCCGGTCCCTTCCAGTTATCTCCAAGGCCGTATGCTCTGTTGAGATATGGCATGGCCTCAGCTTCCTTTTGTGACATGTTTGTAATTCCTTTGGAACCCCTCCTCTCCTCCTAGTATCACAAAGTTCCTGTCAATTATCATTTCCTTTTCCCATTAGAAAACAAATCAAAACCCCCCATACCATAATAAATCAAAACTTTGCTactccatatatatataatatcagaAAAAAATATAGGAAAGAAGAGACCTGTTGTATGTAAAGATTAAGAGTCTCATCAGTGATTTTCTTCCCAAGCTGGTCTCTCACATGGAACACTGCAAGCCATGCAACCccaaaaagggaaaaacaaacGAATTAGGGGGACTGAAAATTACTGTTTGATACTTTATGGTGGATGGTATGTGGGGAGGAGCATTGAGCCACTGACCATCCATGAGCCATCCACCGTCGGAGCAAATGTATGATTTGGATATAACAAGGTCGAGATCAGTCAAAACTTGGACCATTTCTAGCAAAATCCCATGCCTGTTTGCACTGTCCACCTGTGAACGATGACATAAATAAAGAAGAAGGGTTGGTTTCCCATGTTATATTCTTGCGTTTCAGATGGCTATATTCCCTTTAAAAGCCTCTTTAGAAGAGAACTGCATACACCCCAAAAATATCACACAAATACCCTTTTATATATAAACCAAACATCATATATCAATAGTTTAGTTTATTCTGAACCTTGACAACCGTGCAGTGTTGGCATGTGTCGTTATCGATACAAACTCTGCAAAACACCAAACTGGCGAATTAAACCAAGCCAGGTTTcgtttttatttatcaaacaaaacaagtaattaatataattaattcattttgtttGCAATACCTTGGAGCATTGATTCGTTCAATAAGGGACTCAAACTCAGGGTCAATATAAGGCTGATAAACAATCTCCATCTTCTTGTTCAAATAATGAAAAGAAGGCCTTTCAAGTTTTGCTTCCTTTGGAGACTAAAGCCTTAGGAACCATGAAAAAGATATGCATCAACGTGATCTATATACATGCCAATAATTGAAATTGCGTGGCAAAACAAATGTATATGATAGAGGAAGTTATGAGCTAGCAGCGGCGTCCaacttgctttttttttttatatatagataaCAGATATGGAACAAAGGATATGATTGCAAACGACAGCTGTTTTTTACGCTGATATGAAAATTTCTGCATGTTTGGCTTTGTTTAATTTACTCATTGGAAAGGATAAGAGAgaagaaaattaaatgaaaatctcTTTGGATCTAATCCAAATAGGATTTGGGGGTCATCGAGATAAAACCAAAAAACGATTCCTATTGACTTCTGGGTATTCTCATTGCATGCATAAGTgcaaaaacaattaaaaacatattgaattttCTATAAAACCCTCCCTTCCCTAAGTGTTTTCAAACACGAAACTCAAATGGAAGAAACGTATAAAgagatgaaaaaagaaaaaaaaaagaaaaaaaaagggaaagaaactaAAGGTACCTTTGTATAGGAAGAGATGGGTTTGAACTGCAGAAGGCAAATCTTCTGGAAACAAGGAAATCAAATAACAGTCCCTGCGATTTTGCTAACTATAGGAAGGTTTTTATGGGTAACAATGGTGTAAAACCGAAACAAATGGAGAGTCTAACTAAAATAAAGAACGTTGATCATATTTCCTGTTTTCTTTGTTAGATGGTTAAGtgtgtgatgaaaaaaaaaaaaaaagagttgtaGTTGATGCAAGGAACTTGGGAGGTGTTTACATAAGTGAATGAATGTGAAAAGAGCTTTATATGGAAAATTTGGTTAGTTTCCTTTTTACGTAGTAGGAAAATGTATGAGTGTCGATGCGGATTTAGCCACGTACGAGGTTGTAACACGCGTGTCACTTCTGGGTTAGGGCGGCTCCAGCTCTCCCATTCATCGCCACCTGGCTCCAAACCTTTTGTGGCTCTTTACCCAGTCAGGATTAGGTGTCGATGACGTGGCGTCTCATGGTGGGTTgtttcataaattaaaattttctatttttggttgGTTGATGAGTAGTTTATAAGGCTGAGCTGTTTTCTAGTGATCTGCATTTAGGCTAATTACTATTTATTCTTTCCCTAAAATTGCTCAAAATAGTTTTAAGGAAATATTACTGTTTTTAACCACGTTTTCGggcaaattaccaaaaaaaactctatttttttaaaatttaccgaaataggcccgttattttattatttatcagaATAGATCATTTTCCCCGAaattgcgtccacgtcagcgcgatgtcaggggacgtgtcagaaCATTACGTCCACGTCAGCACcctttgcttacgtggacacaaatcgcgcctacgaggacgtgatttgctgacgtggatgaacagtttatgttttttagcttggaaaactttgataGGCCATAACTTTTCACttggttgtccgattgagacgatttttttatttcgaataacttttcgagatctacgcgctgacaaacaGCCGAAGGCGGTTTGCCATAGTTTTcatcgaaaaagatccttttttgcccctaaatttgattttttcggtttaaaattgaattttgaaacattcaaaacattattttccttatttatttgaagtaaacaccggattttttttacagaattgttgtattattttttatgatttgacacgtgtatggaatatgtccgataaatcgttagaacgtaagtaatataattaagataataacaatatttctataatatgtcaattaattagtttggcttagttggttaagatgcttactcttttcccttagtaccttggttcaaatcttgttggtacttgttgctattgatgtaatattgaagagttaattaattaaaaaaataaatacaagtacaaaaagattcaaaatttattttttcaaaatactaaaaaagtcctatatttttaaaatttatcgaatgggcccggtattttatttttttgaccgttgggtactgttcacgcgcgggccgaaatcgcgtccacgtcagcgcgagatgctgacgtggaaggaaatcacGCTCTCAAggacgcgatttccttccacgtcagcatctcgcgctgacgtggaccCGATTTCCTGatacgtaccctgacatcgcactgacgtggatgcgattttCCGGAAAaaggaccattccggtaaataattaaaaaatgggtCTATGtcggtaattttttttaaaaaagggcttttattggtaaattacccCACGTTTTCcccaatttttatttaatttggatttttCGGATTCTCTTTtcatttattgttattataaatGCATTTATAGCCCCtccccaaaattaaaaaaaatcaatttagttcttttttgagaaattaataatttaatttaagtatttttaatataatttttttagttttagccccttaaacttttataatcataattttaatccTTTGATTGCATCGTAATTTTTTATATCATGTTtcgtaatatatattataattacatATACTAATTGTCATCATTAGTCGGTCCTTGgacaagtaaaaataattaacaaatactatataatttaattgaaattagtataaataatttataataaatactatataatgtaattaaatatttagtaGGTCAAAATGTACGAGAAGTCATCTCTCATCAATATATTTTGtagattatttgaaaaaaattcataaaataaaatgtaattatattttaaaaataaaatatatgtctaaaatttaaaatatcattaatgtataaaaataaataaaatttaaaatattcacaTCTTAGTCCAAGACCATGACATATGCACACTTGTCTCTATTTCCATTtccattaaaaatatttcattcacttatgattattaataattaatcCCATTTTAGCATTTAGCCATTTAAACTCTAAAGTAGGGACAGTTCCTTGAATGCTTACCTTTGAAAGAGAAAAGTcatcaaatttctcttctttATTAGTTCAAGACTTCTCTTACTCAAAGCTTTACCACCCACCTATTAACTCTTTGTTTTTCACATTCTCACACTAATTCAAGCTTTCTCTCTCTAGCTCAAGAAAAACTTTACCTTCCATggaaaagatgatgatgatgaaccaAGTTTAGAAATGGGATTCTACAAGATTTTTGCAAGAAAATAAGGTGAACAGGGAAGATTTTTTGTGGGATTTgagaaagagaatgaaaaagtaaaaagaaaagttCTTCATTGATTTTCGACCACAAATCattataattcttttaaaattccattatttgtctcatatttgaattttttttcaaaatttcattataaCAACTCCTAGAGTAGTATCACTTACTATGcgaaaaaaataaaagcattacAAATGATGTTATGAAAGTATTGGAACCGAATTATGTTAGAATAAAGTATAAATACTAAACCTTAAACTTAAACATAGTAGAGGggccaaattataattttaactaTACTGTGTATATGTAAGGCAAACTTCATTCGTTTTATTAACTCATTATAAGACACTGGTCAAATCACAATTTTGATCTCTTTATTGTGCTCAAattgagatttaatctttatattttaattggaCATAATTTGATTTTCCACTTTTAAAATGACATTAGTTAGCTCAGATAGTTGCCATCAGTTCAAATGATTTTCGATTTAATagaaaattgatatatttttaaaaaaaatgttttaattaaattgattatgtatTTACCCAAAAGGAAGCATGATGGAAAATTAGTGAGGTGTAAATTTGAGGTTTAtccaattttatttttcacaagaTGCGTGTGAATTATAAACTAAAACAAGCTGAAAACTGTGAGCGTGTAGGCCCATTGGAGTACAATTGCAAAGGCCcgccttttattattattattattagtttggTGACATACCTTAAATTTTCTGGTGGTCGTTGAAACTTAAGAACTTCGAAAACCTGATAATGAATGCTTGAATTTGCTCATCATTCCTCTCTTtcctttgttgttgttgttgttttttttttttgcataaataaatattatatgcaAATCAAATATTATCCCTGCGCCAGACTGCTCTATTATTCTGCAACTGCTTTGACGTCTTTGCCTTCTACAATATAGTTTAAGTTTGATCTTGTTTCTGTTTTTATCTCTTCCATTTCATGTTCTTTGTACTTGTATTAACCATTTACCATAGATTGAAAAGACAAAAAAACACTTtgcttattttcttttatatatgtgGGCTAGAAGACTTCATTTGAAGGAAGAGGGAGACTTCATTTGAGATTGAGGTGAGTTTTCTTGGCTTTTTTCGAAGAGTTTTGTCTTAGCAACTTATGGAGCTGCAATTGGCTTTAAAGGGTTTGGAATTTGcccagaagaagaagaaatgggtTGCTTTAATGGCGGCTTTTGGTTTAACCAGTTATGGTTTCTATAGAGTTTATCACCTTCCTGCTATAGCTCAAAAGCGAAACAGAGTTTTAAAGCTTTTAGGAGCTTTGGTTTCCATTACTGAAGCCGTCTCTGATTGTGCTGAAACAATAAGAGTTGTttctaatgatttgaatggttttctCCAATCAGAATTAGACCAAATTCCAAATAGTTTGAAACAAGTTTCGAAAATCACCAGGTCCAATGAGTTTTCACAGTCCATAGCAAGGGTTACACAGGGCCTGACTGTGGGAATTGTACGTGGTTATCACTCGGAGGCAAGAAGTGGTGATACCTTAAATGCCAAATCTAGTTCAATGGATCAAGTTATGGATAAGCTTTTTACTGAAGCTGGTGCTGGTTTTGCTTCCGCTGTTGTTGGAAGCTTTGCTAGGAATTTGGTCATGGCAGCATGTAAAGAACTGCAATCTGAAGGAGATTCAAACTCAAATTCGACTCCGTTCTGGCTGAATTTGGTGTGTGGTGATGAGTTTAGGGAGCTGATTGGTGATTGTATTCAAGTTTTTGTTAGCTCTATGGTGGGCGTTTATCTTGAAAAGACTAAAGATGTCAACACTTTTGATGAGTTCTTTGCTGGGTTGACTAACCCCAACCATGCAACACAACTGAGGAACTTGTTGGTCACTACTTCTAATGGTGCAATGGAGGCTCTTGTCAAAACATCTCATCAAGTTTTGACAAATTCTAATGGTTCAAAGGACTCACCTGATGATGTCAATGATGATGCTGATGCTGATGATGGGTGGGTTAGAAAAGTATCATCAACTTTATCAGAGCCAAGAAATAAGAAATTTGTTGTTGATATGAGTGGAAGGATTGCATTCGAAACAGTTAGAGCATTCCTTGAAGCTTTGTTGGATATAGTATGTCAAGGCATGAAAAAATGTGTCAAGGTTGCTCATGAAGCTGTCGTTGAAGGTGGTCTTGAGATAGTGAGATATGTTAGTGCAAAGTCTTCAGTTGTTGCCACCATTTGTCTGTCTCTGTGCTTGCACATTCTTGGCGGTGTTTGGATCTTGGTGCCAGCACAAGTTGTTTCACCAAGTCATGTCATCCTATAGTTTTCACCCACGCCTCC is part of the Gossypium hirsutum isolate 1008001.06 chromosome D11, Gossypium_hirsutum_v2.1, whole genome shotgun sequence genome and encodes:
- the LOC107913314 gene encoding ACT domain-containing protein ACR1 isoform X2, producing MVQVLTDLDLVISKSYICSDGGWLMDVFHVRDQLGKKITDETLNLYIQQELCDTRRRGGVPKELQTCHKRKLRPCHISTEHTALEITGRDRPGLMSDISAALYELGCHITAAVAWTHNGRMACIIQVEDGLKGGPIMVQKRLALVQEKLEIVVEGHHENGDKRSVLLTAPAADRTHTERRLHQMMYADKDYEPCQGCDGSCRHWNGCKKTHVTVETCKEKGYSLVNLRSRDRNKLLFDTVCALTDMQYVVFHAAVSLKGSMANQEYFIRRQDGCSLVSETESRKLAQCLVAAIERRVSHGVRLDICTENKMGLLWYLTRVFRENGLSITRTEIGTHGERASGCFYVTDASGNDANPRTVELVRQQIGGSVLVVNKCPNSSLSVSRSSGEMEERPRFSLGNLLWSQLERLTSSFGH
- the LOC107911118 gene encoding protein PHLOEM PROTEIN 2-LIKE A10; the encoded protein is MELQLALKGLEFAQKKKKWVALMAAFGLTSYGFYRVYHLPAIAQKRNRVLKLLGALVSITEAVSDCAETIRVVSNDLNGFLQSELDQIPNSLKQVSKITRSNEFSQSIARVTQGLTVGIVRGYHSEARSGDTLNAKSSSMDQVMDKLFTEAGAGFASAVVGSFARNLVMAACKELQSEGDSNSNSTPFWLNLVCGDEFRELIGDCIQVFVSSMVGVYLEKTKDVNTFDEFFAGLTNPNHATQLRNLLVTTSNGAMEALVKTSHQVLTNSNGSKDSPDDVNDDADADDGWVRKVSSTLSEPRNKKFVVDMSGRIAFETVRAFLEALLDIVCQGMKKCVKVAHEAVVEGGLEIVRYVSAKSSVVATICLSLCLHILGGVWILVPAQVELFAEIAEPDPIQVVIPASQRSGIDFDLNVSWEDQSGFGWSMPTPENPNTGGCSYNIPNSCTCLEIHPEVLATIEDGDEGFDNDD
- the LOC107913314 gene encoding ACT domain-containing protein ACR1 isoform X1 translates to MEIVYQPYIDPEFESLIERINAPRVCIDNDTCQHCTVVKVDSANRHGILLEMVQVLTDLDLVISKSYICSDGGWLMDVFHVRDQLGKKITDETLNLYIQQELCDTRRRGGVPKELQTCHKRKLRPCHISTEHTALEITGRDRPGLMSDISAALYELGCHITAAVAWTHNGRMACIIQVEDGLKGGPIMVQKRLALVQEKLEIVVEGHHENGDKRSVLLTAPAADRTHTERRLHQMMYADKDYEPCQGCDGSCRHWNGCKKTHVTVETCKEKGYSLVNLRSRDRNKLLFDTVCALTDMQYVVFHAAVSLKGSMANQEYFIRRQDGCSLVSETESRKLAQCLVAAIERRVSHGVRLDICTENKMGLLWYLTRVFRENGLSITRTEIGTHGERASGCFYVTDASGNDANPRTVELVRQQIGGSVLVVNKCPNSSLSVSRSSGEMEERPRFSLGNLLWSQLERLTSSFGH
- the LOC107913313 gene encoding uncharacterized protein — protein: MIFSAINPFLFPPLFVPPNCTSDFKNKIEQEREEIIMSWLSRSIVNSLKLDEDDDDRTDAAPNPKVEPDLDPDQSSPSHSYPSSDPNTPRGVKEDISELTKTLTRQFWGVASFLAPPPLGSSNQQLDHTENEQSLRPPSDGWDEASDEALISGIRSDLSEIGGKFKTEISKLSKNIAVSEFTKMASNFLQLGSDEENLEKYESGNVVGVTEDVVAFARDIAMHPRTWLDFPVPDNDDFDDFDMYDAQQEHALAIERLAPRLAALRIEICPGYMSEGCFWKIYFILLHPQLNEHDAELLSTPQVVAAREMLMPGLQYRAKVKVVEDHSERDTSKITADLPHEESLSLPCSSQSKAVLLKATGSEEGDTAIVVEIETEQHPVQSGEMQVVDKSVIEEEPMKVIKHQHSTSGSSGVSIEKFEDDADDWLEEETSEAFGRSATTIPLGNDEDVSFSDLENDDDDSVPISYKQVTSGSDSSTKDSRDWVQLGRSSTDSVKDVSCVGDKHLGSEEVSARNPETKESNDWLDIEEIM